From the genome of Vanessa atalanta chromosome 30, ilVanAtal1.2, whole genome shotgun sequence, one region includes:
- the LOC125075395 gene encoding uncharacterized protein LOC125075395 has product MIIFNFLLYVETAPSLSNLKLNLDGYDNRPRYNWPANEQATNSDRIRLELIEKAIDLLNTQTQDTKRNDINNCLYKRDSLMNILNCVKYFVDKSKERRSQNHFPKNNKHYQYNIKKDFNEYDSDETDLTKTYLNKSFNGRSNFSQDYLDVADLLRTNADTKDDKTKNRYVPKSVKTKNKYGRFDYDLSRFRKYNPSREVRKSRSDSNSDYSASSGSQEVDRKRKGMQRDHKTADKSFDVDSSAEISSEEMQIQKVKPKKLKKAIPKVKKAQVLYMQGPSRLYQEDSRRRLPYFFPKRLHWDENDIKSLRNYWINGPQGKYSGYRIPY; this is encoded by the exons atgattattttcaattttctatTGTATG TTGAAACAGCACCATCGCTTTCGAACCTAAAACTAAACTTGGATGGCTACGATAATCGTCCACGGTACAACTGGCCAGCGAACGAGCAAGCAACAAACAGCGACAGAATCAGACTCGAACTGATTGAAAAGGCGATAGATTTACTAAATACACAAACACAAGACACGAAACGAAACGACATCAACAACTGCCTTTATAAACGTGACAGTTTGATGAATATACTCAATTGTGTCAAATATTTTGTCGACAAAAGCAAAGAGAGACGAAGCCAGAACCATTTCCCGAAGAATAACaaacattatcaatataatataaagaaagatTTTAATGAATACGACTCGGACGAAACGGATCTAACTAAAACGTATCTCAACAAATCATTTAACGGTCGAAGCAATTTCTCACAAGATTACTTGGACGTTGCAGATCTATTGCGAACGAACGCTGATACTAAAGACGACAAAACGAAGAATAGGTACGTTCCCAAAAGTgtgaaaacgaaaaataaatacggTAGATTCGATTACGATTTATCTAGATTCAGAAAGTATAATCCGAGTCGTGAAGTTAGGAAAAGTCGGTCTGACTCGAATTCCGACTACAGTGCGTCTAGTGGGTCACAGGAAGTCGATCGAAAGCGAAAAGGGATGCAGCGTGATCACAAGACAGCTGATAAATCATTTGACGTAGACAGCAGCGCAGAAATAAGTTCTGAAGAAATGCAAATTCAAAAAGTAAAacctaaaaaattaaagaaagccATTCCCAAAGTGAAGAAAGCCCAAGTTCTATACATGCAAGGTCCGTCGAGATTGTACCAAGAAGACAGTCGGAGAAGGTTACCGTACTTTTTTCCGAAAAGACTTCACTGGGACGAAAACGATATAAAGAGCCTGAGGAATTACTGGATTAATGGACCGCAAGGTAAATATTCGGGTTATCGGataccttattaa